A window from Henckelia pumila isolate YLH828 unplaced genomic scaffold, ASM3356847v2 CTG_466, whole genome shotgun sequence encodes these proteins:
- the LOC140872588 gene encoding probable transmembrane ascorbate ferrireductase 4 encodes MAAVLFSPFSVLLFARISAFLVAILVITWTLHFQASFIPLSSSQEDLIFDVMHPLLMVIGFILISGEAILVYRWLPGSRSLKKSVHLCLQGVALGCGIFGIWTKFHGQDGIVANFYSLHSWMGLICIPMFGAQWLFGFMNFWHKGEVQTARLKVLPWHVFLGLYTYGLAVVTAETGLLEKLTLLQANPDVTKRGPESSIVNGLGLSLVLLGSAVILAAVLPKGQMPKPKAVF; translated from the exons ATGGCTGCAGTCTTATTCTCACCATTTTCTGTCTTGCTTTTTGCAAGAATTTCAGCTTTTTTAGTTGCAATTCTTGTTATTACATGGACTCTTCACTTCCAAGCCAGCTTCATTCCTCTTTCCTCCTCCCAAGAAGATCTCATTTTTGAT GTGATGCATCCTTTGTTAATGGTGATTGGTTTCATACTCATTAGTGGAGAAG CCATCTTGGTGTACAGATGGCTCCCTGGTTCAAGAAGTTTGAAGAAATCAGTGCATTTGTGCCTTCAAGGTGTAGCTCTAGGTTGTGGGATTTTTGGTATCTGGACTAAATTTCATGGGCAAGATGGGATTGTGGCTAATTTTTATAGTTTGCATTCATGGATGGGTTTGATCTGTATCCCTATGTTTGGCGCTCAG TGGTTGTTTGGTTTCATGAACTTTTGGCATAAAGGAGAGGTTCAGACAGCAAGGCTAAAGGTGCTCCCTTGGCATGTCTTCCTTGGTCTATATACTTACGGGTTGGCAGTGGTGACAGCTGAGACGGGGCTGCTTGAGAAGTTGACTTTGTTACAAGCCAATCCAGATGTAACAAAGCGCGGTCCTGAGTCGTCAATTGTGAATGGTTTGGGACTCAGTTTGGTTCTTCTGGGCAGCGCCGTGATTCTTGCTGCGGTATTGCCAAAAGGCCAAATGCCTAAACCTAAGGCCGTGTTTTGA
- the LOC140872522 gene encoding protein decapping 5-like isoform X2 has product MAAESSAAASTGRSGGSGASADSYIGSLISLTSKSEIRYEGVLHHINTEESSIGLRNVRSFGTEGRKKDGQQVPPSDKTYEYILFRGSDIKDLQVKASPPVQTTPPINSDPAIIQSHYPHPTTPSTSLPAAPSGSFADLGSHSSQLGLPGSNFQSGLPLYQPGANLNSWGTSPPNANGSGLAMPMYWQGFYGTPNGIPQMPQQSLFRPPPSLAIPPSMQQMQFSSFNSSLPTTASSLPSSNFLEFNPSMVPSSTSSAGLTSSSFPVSTLSLNVHPLQPAPLVSGTTPNLLPNIAPASTIPISIPSSNFPALAPFSTLALANAGVPSVANTPNATSGPATLSQQTISLPVTVSATVASVSVPAEPMRPSLVTPGQLLQSGPASVSSPQLLQTTQKDVEVVRVLPKSSTGPPTPVVTEAQPPILPLPTNNKNGAGYHMRNNGVAYHMRNNFRGRGGPGGGRGSGISRPVTKFTEDFDFMAMNEKFNKDEVWGHLGRSNKSQSKDKEINGSGSDEYDSRDEDNAEPWKVEIKSGYNKDDFFDSISSNTSENGPNHGRTRYSEQMKVDTQTFGDFSRYRSRGRGRGGGGFRGTYHGGRGYGGYGHAGRSRGRGRQNHAS; this is encoded by the exons TGAGATCCTTTGGAACAGAAGGACGGAAAAAGGATGGCCAACAAGTCCCTCCCAGTGACAAAACTTATGAATACATACTGTTCAGAGGAAGTGATATCAAG GATTTACAAGTTAAAGCTTCTCCTCCAGTTCAAACTACACCTCCCATAAATAGTGATCCTGCAATAATCCAA TCTCACTACCCCCATCCAACAACCCCATCTACAAGCTTGCCCGCAGCTCCCAGTGGATCCTTTGCTGATCTGGGTTCCCATTCTTCACAACTGGGCCTCCCTGGATCCAATTTCCAGAGTGGTCTGCCTTTATATCAGCCTGGAGCAAACTTGAATTCCTGGGGCACTTCTCCTCCAAATGCAAATGGAAGTGGTTTAGCCATGCCAATGTATTGGCAAGGATTTTATGGTACCCCTAATGGGATACCTCAAATGCCTCAACAATCTTTATTTCGACCACCTCCGAGCTTGGCAATTCCTCCCTCCATGCAACAGATGCAGTTTTCTAGTTTCAACTCATCTTTGCCAACGACAGCATCAAGCTTGCCCAGTTCAAATTTTCTTGAATTTAACCCTTCCATGGTTCCTAGCAGCACTAGTTCTGCTGGTCTAACCTCTAGTTCATTTCCTGTTTCAACATTGTCTTTGAATGTTCATCCTCTACAACCTGCACCACTAGTATCTGGAACAACACCCAATCTATTGCCAAACATTGCCCCTGCATCCACTATCCCTATTTCTATACCAAGCTCTAATTTTCCTGCTTTGGCCCCTTTCTCTACTTTAGCTTTGGCCAATGCAGGTGTACCTTCAGTAGCTAACACTCCTAATGCAACGTCTGGGCCAGCAACCTTATCCCAGCAGACGATTTCTCTACCTGTAACAGTTTCTGCTACAGTAGCATCTGTTTCGGTTCCTGCAGAACCTATGAGGCCTTCACTTGTAACACCTGGGCAGCTGCTGCAATCTGGGCCAGCTAGTGTTTCTTCCCCTCAACTTCTTCAAACAACTCAGAAAGACGTGGAAGTAGTTCGAGTGTTACCAAAGTCATCTACAGGACCACCAACCCCAGTTGTAACAGAAGCTCAGCCGCCAATATTACCCTTACCAACAAATAATAAG AACGGAGCTGGTTATCACATGCGCAACAACGGAGTTGCTTATCACATGCGCAACAACTTCAGAGGGCGTGGTGGACCTGGTGGTGGAAGAGGATCTGGG ATCTCACGCCCTGTTACAAAATTTACTGAAGATTTTGATTTCATGGCAATGAATGAGAAATTTAACAAGGATGAAGTGTGGGGTCATTTAGGAAGAAGTAATAAATCCCAATCTAAGGATAAAGAAATCAATGGAAGCGGAAGTGATGAATATGATTCACGTGATGAGGACAATGCTGAACCATGGAAGGTTGAGATCAAG TCTGGTTATAACAAGGATGACTTTTTCGACTCAATTTCTTCCAACACTTCTGAGAACGGCCCTAATCATGGAAGAACTAGGTATTCAGAACAAATGAAAGTGGATACCCAG ACATTTGGAGATTTTTCCCGGTATCGGAGTCGTGGCCGTGGTCGTGGTGGTGGTGGATTTCGTGGCACTTATCATGGTGGAAGAGGTTATGGTGGGTATGGTCATGCAGGTAGGAGTCGTGGTCGAGGTCGGCAAAATCATGCGTCGTAG
- the LOC140872522 gene encoding protein decapping 5-like isoform X1, which yields MAAESSAAASTGRSGGSGASADSYIGSLISLTSKSEIRYEGVLHHINTEESSIGLRNVRSFGTEGRKKDGQQVPPSDKTYEYILFRGSDIKDLQVKASPPVQTTPPINSDPAIIQSHYPHPTTPSTSLPAAPSGSFADLGSHSSQLGLPGSNFQSGLPLYQPGANLNSWGTSPPNANGSGLAMPMYWQGFYGTPNGIPQMPQQSLFRPPPSLAIPPSMQQMQFSSFNSSLPTTASSLPSSNFLEFNPSMVPSSTSSAGLTSSSFPVSTLSLNVHPLQPAPLVSGTTPNLLPNIAPASTIPISIPSSNFPALAPFSTLALANAGVPSVANTPNATSGPATLSQQTISLPVTVSATVASVSVPAEPMRPSLVTPGQLLQSGPASVSSPQLLQTTQKDVEVVRVLPKSSTGPPTPVVTEAQPPILPLPTNNKQNGAGYHMRNNGVAYHMRNNFRGRGGPGGGRGSGISRPVTKFTEDFDFMAMNEKFNKDEVWGHLGRSNKSQSKDKEINGSGSDEYDSRDEDNAEPWKVEIKSGYNKDDFFDSISSNTSENGPNHGRTRYSEQMKVDTQTFGDFSRYRSRGRGRGGGGFRGTYHGGRGYGGYGHAGRSRGRGRQNHAS from the exons TGAGATCCTTTGGAACAGAAGGACGGAAAAAGGATGGCCAACAAGTCCCTCCCAGTGACAAAACTTATGAATACATACTGTTCAGAGGAAGTGATATCAAG GATTTACAAGTTAAAGCTTCTCCTCCAGTTCAAACTACACCTCCCATAAATAGTGATCCTGCAATAATCCAA TCTCACTACCCCCATCCAACAACCCCATCTACAAGCTTGCCCGCAGCTCCCAGTGGATCCTTTGCTGATCTGGGTTCCCATTCTTCACAACTGGGCCTCCCTGGATCCAATTTCCAGAGTGGTCTGCCTTTATATCAGCCTGGAGCAAACTTGAATTCCTGGGGCACTTCTCCTCCAAATGCAAATGGAAGTGGTTTAGCCATGCCAATGTATTGGCAAGGATTTTATGGTACCCCTAATGGGATACCTCAAATGCCTCAACAATCTTTATTTCGACCACCTCCGAGCTTGGCAATTCCTCCCTCCATGCAACAGATGCAGTTTTCTAGTTTCAACTCATCTTTGCCAACGACAGCATCAAGCTTGCCCAGTTCAAATTTTCTTGAATTTAACCCTTCCATGGTTCCTAGCAGCACTAGTTCTGCTGGTCTAACCTCTAGTTCATTTCCTGTTTCAACATTGTCTTTGAATGTTCATCCTCTACAACCTGCACCACTAGTATCTGGAACAACACCCAATCTATTGCCAAACATTGCCCCTGCATCCACTATCCCTATTTCTATACCAAGCTCTAATTTTCCTGCTTTGGCCCCTTTCTCTACTTTAGCTTTGGCCAATGCAGGTGTACCTTCAGTAGCTAACACTCCTAATGCAACGTCTGGGCCAGCAACCTTATCCCAGCAGACGATTTCTCTACCTGTAACAGTTTCTGCTACAGTAGCATCTGTTTCGGTTCCTGCAGAACCTATGAGGCCTTCACTTGTAACACCTGGGCAGCTGCTGCAATCTGGGCCAGCTAGTGTTTCTTCCCCTCAACTTCTTCAAACAACTCAGAAAGACGTGGAAGTAGTTCGAGTGTTACCAAAGTCATCTACAGGACCACCAACCCCAGTTGTAACAGAAGCTCAGCCGCCAATATTACCCTTACCAACAAATAATAAG CAGAACGGAGCTGGTTATCACATGCGCAACAACGGAGTTGCTTATCACATGCGCAACAACTTCAGAGGGCGTGGTGGACCTGGTGGTGGAAGAGGATCTGGG ATCTCACGCCCTGTTACAAAATTTACTGAAGATTTTGATTTCATGGCAATGAATGAGAAATTTAACAAGGATGAAGTGTGGGGTCATTTAGGAAGAAGTAATAAATCCCAATCTAAGGATAAAGAAATCAATGGAAGCGGAAGTGATGAATATGATTCACGTGATGAGGACAATGCTGAACCATGGAAGGTTGAGATCAAG TCTGGTTATAACAAGGATGACTTTTTCGACTCAATTTCTTCCAACACTTCTGAGAACGGCCCTAATCATGGAAGAACTAGGTATTCAGAACAAATGAAAGTGGATACCCAG ACATTTGGAGATTTTTCCCGGTATCGGAGTCGTGGCCGTGGTCGTGGTGGTGGTGGATTTCGTGGCACTTATCATGGTGGAAGAGGTTATGGTGGGTATGGTCATGCAGGTAGGAGTCGTGGTCGAGGTCGGCAAAATCATGCGTCGTAG